A stretch of the bacterium genome encodes the following:
- a CDS encoding methyltransferase domain-containing protein codes for MIPQGGFLNPDTIISSLNIKTGYNVADFGSGSGYFALLIAAIVGDTGSVTAIDVLQGKLDTLKSAAQSRGLFNINYVRGDLEVWGSSKLNDSSQDVALLTNILFQSQKKLEIIKEAHRVLKIGGELVVIDWEPTSLFGTKEAGYKFSKAECQQIVAGLGFNLDKEIITTNDHWGLLFKKNF; via the coding sequence ATGATTCCCCAAGGCGGATTTTTAAATCCAGACACTATAATTTCTAGTTTAAATATTAAAACGGGCTACAATGTGGCCGATTTTGGTTCTGGTTCGGGTTATTTTGCTTTGCTTATTGCGGCGATCGTGGGCGATACCGGTTCGGTTACGGCTATAGATGTTTTGCAGGGCAAGTTAGATACGCTAAAGTCTGCGGCGCAATCACGCGGACTTTTTAATATAAATTATGTCAGGGGCGATTTAGAGGTTTGGGGCAGTTCTAAACTTAACGACTCCAGCCAGGATGTGGCACTGCTTACAAATATTTTGTTTCAATCCCAAAAAAAGTTAGAAATAATAAAAGAAGCTCACCGGGTTTTAAAAATTGGCGGGGAATTGGTTGTTATAGATTGGGAACCAACCTCTCTTTTTGGCACAAAAGAAGCCGGTTACAAATTTTCTAAGGCAGAATGTCAGCAAATAGTAGCAGGGCTTGGTTTTAATTTAGATAAAGAAATTATTACAACGAACGATCATTGGGGACTCTTATTTAAAAAGAATTTCTAA